One part of the Mycobacterium marinum genome encodes these proteins:
- a CDS encoding PE family protein, whose protein sequence is MAVLVAPEFVVAAAGEVAALGATLDEANAAVAAQTTEIAAAAGDEVSVGIAALFSAHAQAYQNLSVQVGAFHRKFTQALEGAGGAYAAAEAANAGPLQQLLAVINAQSVALTERPLIGNGASGAPGSGADGGAGGWLLGNGGAGGSGAPGQRGGNGGAAGLLGVGGAGGAGGGSTSGNGGAGGVGGAGGWLWGNGGVGGAGGATTQDAASGGAGGVGGAGGLFGAGGHGGVGGSNSIFATGGIGGAGGAGGSGGPLAGFFGAGGGDGGTGGLGSAAGGAGGAGGNAGLLGGPGGSGGAGGYSGLAGGAGGAGGHAGGLLGVPGLFGSGGAGGAGGQSDFTFGGVGGAGGVGGDGGLLFSTGGAGGQGGFGLSSGGPGGAGGNGGLLFSDGGVGGAGGESWFDTFGGVFPAAGGDGGAGGSAGLLIGNGGAGGAGGAGFIGGDGGNGGNGVWIGNGGNAGVGGGAVIGTPGGIGAGGGSGLLLGLDGFNAPPGTSPLHILRQDALNAINAPVQAATERPLIGNGTPGAAFSGADGTPGGWLLGDGGAGGSGAYNGMAGGDGGAAGLVGAGGTGGAGGGYIVLSPELGAGGTGGAGGAGGWLSGAGGNGGSGGYYSPFSFNTGAGGGAGGAGGPGGLLGAGGNGGIGGFGGVTGPGGGPASTGGSGGAGGAGGLLGGLVGAGGGDGGGGGFGFRWDGVGGSGGNGGAGGNAGMFGGPGGAGGTGGYGGTGGLGGIGGNGGLCYGAGGVGGTGGFGQVDNGGAGGAGGAAGLLFSSAGAGGFGGTGRVDGGAGGAGGAAGGLGFGGPGGAGGAGGLFSPGAGDAGDGGAGGTGGQLLGTGGSGGSGGESLASSGRGGAGGVGGNAVLIGVGGNGANGGIGDPNGDGGTGGTGGSLLGQNGLNGLP, encoded by the coding sequence ATGGCGGTGTTGGTGGCGCCGGAGTTCGTGGTAGCGGCCGCGGGTGAGGTGGCAGCGTTGGGTGCGACGCTGGATGAGGCCAATGCTGCGGTTGCGGCGCAGACGACGGAGATTGCGGCTGCCGCTGGTGATGAGGTGTCGGTAGGGATTGCGGCGTTGTTTTCGGCGCATGCACAGGCATATCAGAACCTGAGTGTGCAGGTTGGAGCGTTTCATCGGAAGTTTACGCAGGCGCTGGAGGGGGCCGGGGGTGCGTATGCGGCCGCGGAAGCCGCCAATGCGGGGCCGCTGCAGCAGCTATTGGCGGTGATCAATGCCCAAAGTGTGGCGTTGACGGAGCGACCGTTGATCGGTAACGGGGCTAGCGGGGCACCGGGTAGCGGGGCTGATGGTGGTGCTGGGGGCTGGTTGCTCGGTAACGGTGGGGCCGGCGGGTCGGGCGCGCCGGGGCAGCGCGGGGGTAATGGTGGGGCGGCAGGGTTGTTGGGTGTCGGTGGCGCCGGTGGGGCTGGGGGCGGGTCGACATCGGGTAATGGTGGGGCTGGCGGTGTCGGGGGCGCTGGAGGTTGGTTGTGGGGTAATGGTGGGGTCGGTGGCGCCGGCGGGGCGACTACCCAAGACGCTGCTTCGGGTGGGGCTGGTGGCGTGGGTGGCGCTGGCGGGTTGTTCGGTGCGGGCGGGCACGGCGGGGTCGGCGGGAGCAACTCTATCTTTGCCACTGGTGGCATTGGTGGCGCTGGTGGTGCTGGAGGGTCCGGGGGGCCGCTGGCCGGGTTTTTCGGCGCCGGTGGCGGCGACGGCGGCACCGGAGGGTTGGGAAGCGCAGCAGGGGGTGCTGGTGGGGCCGGCGGCAATGCCGGGTTGCTCGGTGGGCCGGGCGGGTCCGGCGGTGCCGGTGGCTATAGCGGTCTTGCAGGGGGGGCCGGTGGGGCCGGCGGTCATGCCGGCGGGCTGCTCGGCGTTCCCGGATTGTTCGGCTCCGGTGGGGCGGGCGGGGCCGGCGGCCAAAGCGACTTCACCTTTGGTGGGGTCGGTGGGGCCGGTGGGGTCGGAGGTGACGGTGGGTTGCTGTTTTCCACCGGCGGCGCCGGCGGGCAAGGCGGCTTCGGCCTCTCGAGCGGTGGGCCAGGTGGGGCTGGCGGGAATGGTGGGCTGTTGTTCTCCGATGGCGGTGTCGGAGGGGCCGGTGGCGAAAGCTGGTTTGACACCTTCGGCGGTGTGTTCCCCGCGGCCGGAGGAGATGGGGGGGCGGGGGGCAGCGCCGGCCTGTTGATCGGCAACGGGGGTGCCGGCGGGGCCGGCGGGGCCGGCTTCATCGGTGGTGATGGCGGGAACGGCGGTAACGGGGTCTGGATCGGCAACGGCGGCAACGCCGGAGTGGGCGGAGGCGCTGTCATCGGCACGCCCGGTGGCATCGGCGCCGGAGGGGGCAGTGGGCTGTTGCTAGGGCTGGATGGTTTTAACGCTCCGCCTGGGACCTCACCGCTGCACATCCTGCGACAAGATGCGCTCAACGCGATCAATGCGCCGGTTCAGGCCGCCACTGAGCGCCCGCTGATTGGCAACGGCACCCCCGGCGCCGCCTTCAGCGGTGCAGATGGCACCCCGGGTGGGTGGCTGCTCGGTGACGGGGGGGCCGGTGGCTCTGGCGCTTACAACGGCATGGCCGGCGGCGACGGCGGGGCCGCTGGGCTCGTTGGTGCCGGAGGCACCGGTGGGGCCGGCGGCGGCTACATCGTTCTTAGCCCAGAATTGGGGGCCGGCGGCACCGGTGGGGCCGGCGGGGCCGGCGGGTGGTTGTCCGGCGCCGGTGGGAACGGCGGCTCCGGTGGTTACTACAGTCCGTTTTCATTCAACACCGGTGCGGGCGGCGGGGCCGGCGGCGCCGGCGGCCCCGGCGGGCTGCTTGGTGCAGGCGGGAACGGCGGAATTGGCGGGTTCGGCGGCGTCACCGGTCCTGGTGGCGGGCCCGCTTCGACGGGTGGGTCTGGTGGGGCTGGTGGGGCCGGCGGGCTGCTGGGCGGGCTGGTCGGTGCCGGGGGCGGGGACGGCGGTGGCGGTGGGTTTGGATTCCGCTGGGACGGTGTTGGTGGATCCGGCGGTAATGGTGGGGCCGGCGGCAACGCTGGAATGTTCGGCGGTCCGGGCGGGGCCGGCGGCACCGGTGGATACGGAGGGACAGGGGGTCTCGGCGGGATCGGGGGTAATGGCGGGCTGTGTTACGGCGCCGGCGGGGTTGGTGGCACCGGCGGATTCGGCCAAGTGGACAACGGCGGTGCCGGCGGTGCCGGCGGTGCGGCCGGATTGTTGTTCTCCAGCGCCGGTGCCGGCGGGTTCGGCGGCACCGGCCGGGTTGACGGTGGGGCCGGTGGGGCGGGCGGTGCGGCCGGTGGGCTCGGCTTCGGCGGGCCCGGCGGGGCCGGCGGTGCCGGCGGCCTCTTCAGTCCGGGCGCCGGAGACGCGGGAGACGGCGGTGCCGGCGGCACCGGCGGGCAACTGTTGGGTACCGGCGGATCCGGTGGATCCGGTGGAGAGTCGTTGGCCAGCTCCGGTAGAGGTGGTGCCGGCGGCGTTGGTGGCAATGCGGTGCTGATCGGTGTCGGCGGTAATGGCGCCAACGGCGGAATCGGCGACCCCAACGGCGATGGCGGCACCGGCGGGACCGGCGGAAGCCTTTTGGGCCAAAACGGGCTCAACGGGTTGCCCTAG